One window from the genome of Pungitius pungitius chromosome 14, fPunPun2.1, whole genome shotgun sequence encodes:
- the LOC119227670 gene encoding transmembrane protein 179: protein MSPGGLGSSLIRCRTDAEPPLIAASTAQAQFFQDAHSPQRERREKKKKKMALDNLIFGQCILYFLAFVFGFIAVVPLSENAEDFGGKCLLFTRGMWQNENITVSKQRFIVEEWGTESSCSFITFVGISSLILSAVQAWRLLFFLCKGHDDSIFNAFLNLLISSVVVFTVFLSSTIVSVGFNMWCDSVTEGGTMPSSCEDLQDTDLELGLDNSAFYDQFAIAQFGLWAAWLTWLGIAVMAFLKVYHNYREEDLLDSLIHEKDLLLSRSSRRNSDLKSGLV, encoded by the exons ATGAGCCCCGGAGGCCTCGGCAGCTCGTTAATTCGCTGCAGAACGGATGCTGAGCCTCCGCTCATCGCTGCCTCCACTGCGCAGGCGCAGTTCTTCCAGGACGCGCACAGCCcgcagagggagagacgggagaagaagaagaaaaaaatggccCTCGATAATCTCATTTTCGGTCAGTGCATCCTTTATTTTTTAGCTTTCGTGTTCGGTTTCATCGCCGTAGTGCCTCTGTCGGAAAACGCGGAGGACTTCGGGGGGAAATGCCTGCTGTTCACGCGGGGCATGTGGCAGAACGAGAACATCACGGTGTCCAAGCAGCGCTTCATCGTGGAGGAGTGGGGCACCGagtcctcctgcagcttcatcaCTTTCGTCGGGATCTCGTCCCTCATTCTGTCCGCAGTGCAGGCGTGGAGGCTGCTGTTCTTTCTGTGCAAAGGACACGacga CTCCATCTTCAACGCCTTCCTCAACCTGCTGATCAGCTCCGTGGTGGTGTTCACGGTCTTCCTGTCCAGCACCATCGTCAGTGTGGGTTTCAACATGTGGTGTGACTCCGTCACGGAGGGCGGGACGATGCCCAGCAG CTGCGAGGACCTGCAGGACACCGATCTAGAACTCGGCCTGGACAACTCTGCTTTCTACGACCAGTTTGCCATCGCTCAG TTTGGCCTTTGGGCTGCTTGGCTCACCTGGCTTGGGATTGCAGTGATGGCCTTCCTGAAGGTCTACCACAACTACAGAGAAGAAGACCTGCTGGATAGCCTCATCCACGAGAAGGACCTCCTACTCAGCCGCTCCTCACGACGCAACTCTGACCTCAAGAGCGGCCTGGTCTAG
- the c14h14orf180 gene encoding nutritionally-regulated adipose and cardiac enriched protein homolog isoform X1 yields the protein MLNRGREGLFELGQQLQQQGEYQAALHCFLSCLLGLTHVQSFTYLPNCLHQIAELFITEKNYEKALQFIQAEKMFYEVALIELTTLHGSTGPQEEAPLGSAGWTTPEELSEQASQAQHLERLAQLCIMSKQPHLALEYSGKAAKIHQRAFGNDHPVTARSLELMATVYAEIGKTEYSDSLGQCVSALSKRFAAGEAAADAVSCAPHPHGERDSELRHRKDTRHHEEDALTPKVASANARHSSSAMSRLDVTNGKVPTSILKRPSPSCGPDTEANHRRKGERRVRFREPETTVHAYETTRSGPHLALLTCLFLLMSFLGVAMYCTDRRRPQRVCEELEHALSVYLLHMKRLLWGCWIWLTMQ from the exons ATGCTgaacagggggagggagggcctGTTTGAGCTGggacagcagctccagcagcagggcgAGTATCAGGCCGCCCTCCACTGCTTCCTCAGCTGCCTGTTGGGACTGACCCATGTGCAGAGCTTCACCTATTTGCCCAACTGCCTTCACCAG ATTGCAGAACTCTTCATCACTGAGAAAAACT ATGAGAAGGCCCTGCAATTCATCCAGGCTGAGAAAATGTTCTACGAGGTGGCATTGATCGAGCTCACCACTCTGCATGGGAGCACAG GGCCCCAGGAGGAGGCCCCGCTGGGCTCCGCGGGATGGACGACTCCAGAGGAGCTCTCGGAGCAGGCCTCCCAGGCACAGCACCTCGAGAGGCTGGCCCAGCTCTGCATCATGAGCAAACA acCGCATCTGGCTTTAGAATACAGCGGCAAG GCGGCAAAGATCCACCAGAGGGCTTTTGGTAATGACCACCCCGTCACAGCCAGAAGCCTGGAGCTTATGGCCACTGTCTATGCTGAGATCGGCAAGACTGAATATTCAG ACTCGCTGGGTCAGTGCGTGTCCGCGCTGTCCAAGCGCTTTGCCGCCGGGGAGGCCGCCGCAGACGCCGTCAGCTGTGCGCCTCATCCCCACGGGGAGAGAGACTCGGAGTTGCGCCACAGAAAGGACACGCGGCACCACGAGGAGGATGCGCTGACACCCAAGGTAGCGTCGGCAAACGCCCGGCACTCATCTTCAGCGATGTCACGTCTGGAT GTGACCAACGGCAAAGTCCCCACCTCCATCCTGAAGAGGCCGAGTCCCAGCTGCGGGCCGGACACAGAAGCCAACCACAGGCGGAAAGGCGAACGGAGGGTTCGATTCCGGGAGCCGGAGACGACGGTACACG ccTATGAGACGACCCGGTCCGGCCCCCACCTCGCCCTGTTAACCTGCCTCTTCCTGCTGATGTCATTCCTGGGCGTGGCCATGTACTGCACAGACCGGCGGCGGCCGCAGCGGGTGTGCGAGGAGCTGGAGCACGCTCTGTCCGTCTACCTGCTGCACATGAAACGCCTCCTGTGGGGCTGCTGGATATGGCTGACCATGCAGTGA
- the LOC119227211 gene encoding protein ELYS-like, with amino-acid sequence MLDPESQWSEALASNNIRAVTRWLRRQLAAEGEAHVKEILLTFNTWVQTTSELAKKELLTLCLSCSNGLWMFLDRSSFHVVHKLLQRLSNLLTLTQWAKRQLGSAHIWHGMHVPCTVCRDAFRSSDNGHGCWSREHGALKQHIWLGRLVQWWAIMGLLPKYPDAHELKHITQMWKEMDHSHRKSLETPGWVEGEMERFGSLIQGMVTRLDAQHGCIWTSEDSTELCYPPPTLQALLQLVLVPHIDHKSVQAILMYFVLDMANFLQCKDDLLRSFCHAFTVSCNFSKQIRAFWMLDHGHVEASMELLLSPGADVPSLSWQHRCIIRCLLTRKQPQLALKYLHWTGPPLESVEDAKLCTHVLLQNSCVSEAWALLKRCNAQSDNMVMFFLQACNGFGLCAEALKVIPAGYNEQDEWDIENGTKRSQLALMKKGRAD; translated from the exons ATGCTGGATCCGGAGAGCCAGTGGTCCGAGGCGTTGGCCAGCAACAACATAAGAGCCGTCACCCGCTGGCTGCGGCGGCAGCTCGCCGCTGAAG GGGAGGCTCATGTGAAAGAAATCCTACTGACTTTCAACACCTGGGTACAGACGACATCAGAGTTGGCTAAAAAGGAGCTATTAACACTCT GTCTCAGCTGCAGCAACGGCCTGTGGATGTTTCTGGACCGTAGCTCTTTCCACGTGGTGCACAAGCTGCTCCAGAGACTGAGCAACTTGCTCACCCTGACCCAGTGGGCTAAAAGGCAGCTTGGTTCCGCCCACATCTGGCACG gtaTGCATGTCCCATGTACAGTGTGCAGGGATGCATTCAGATCCTCAGACAACGGACATGGCTGCTGGAGCCGAGAGCACGGGGCACTAAAGCAACACATCTGGCTGGGGCGGCTGGTCCAGTGGTGGGCCATCATGGGTCTTCTGCCCAAGTACCCTG ATGCTCACGAGCTGAAACACATCACACAGATGTGGAAGGAAATGGACCACAGCCATCGGAAATCATTAGAGACACCGGG ATgggtggagggagagatggaacGATTTGGGTCTTTGATACAGGGTATGGTGACGCGGCTGGACGCACAGCACGGCTGCATTTGGACTTCTGAGGACTCCACGGAGCTGTGCTATCCTCCTCCTACTCTGCAGGCCCTGCTTCAGCTGGTGTTGGTGCCGCATATCGACCACAAGTCAGTTCAAGCGATC CTCATGTACTTTGTCCTGGATATGGCGAACTTCCTGCAGTGCAAAGACGACCTCCTCCGATCTTTTTGCCACGCTTTCACTGTTTCCTGCAACTTTTCCAAGCAAATCAGGGCCTTCTGGATGCTGGATCATGGACACGTCGAG GCCTCCATGGAGTTGTTGCTGAGCCCCGGGGCTGATGTGCCCAGTCTCTCTTGGCAGCATCGTTGCATCATCCGCTGTTTGCTAACAAGGAAGCAGCCTCAGTTGGCGCTGAAGTACCTCCACTGGACCGGACCGCCGTTAGAGAGCGTCGAGGACGCCAAGCTCTGCACACATGTGCTGCTTCAGAACAG TTGCGTATCTGAAGCCTGGGCTCTGCTGAAGAGATGCAACGCGCAAAGTGACAACATGGTCATGTTCTTCCTCCAGGCTTGTAATGGGTTTGGTCTGTGTGCAGAGGCTTTAAAGGTCATCCCTGCGGGATATAAT gaacaggaTGAATGGGACATTGAAAATGGAACTAAACGTTCACAATTGGCACTTATGAAGAAAGGTAGGGCAGATTAA
- the c14h14orf180 gene encoding nutritionally-regulated adipose and cardiac enriched protein homolog isoform X2: protein MLNRGREGLFELGQQLQQQGEYQAALHCFLSCLLGLTHVQSFTYLPNCLHQIAELFITEKNYEKALQFIQAEKMFYEVALIELTTLHGSTGPQEEAPLGSAGWTTPEELSEQASQAQHLERLAQLCIMSKQPHLALEYSGKAAKIHQRAFGNDHPVTARSLELMATVYAEIGKTEYSDSLGQCVSALSKRFAAGEAAADAVSCAPHPHGERDSELRHRKDTRHHEEDALTPKVTNGKVPTSILKRPSPSCGPDTEANHRRKGERRVRFREPETTVHAYETTRSGPHLALLTCLFLLMSFLGVAMYCTDRRRPQRVCEELEHALSVYLLHMKRLLWGCWIWLTMQ from the exons ATGCTgaacagggggagggagggcctGTTTGAGCTGggacagcagctccagcagcagggcgAGTATCAGGCCGCCCTCCACTGCTTCCTCAGCTGCCTGTTGGGACTGACCCATGTGCAGAGCTTCACCTATTTGCCCAACTGCCTTCACCAG ATTGCAGAACTCTTCATCACTGAGAAAAACT ATGAGAAGGCCCTGCAATTCATCCAGGCTGAGAAAATGTTCTACGAGGTGGCATTGATCGAGCTCACCACTCTGCATGGGAGCACAG GGCCCCAGGAGGAGGCCCCGCTGGGCTCCGCGGGATGGACGACTCCAGAGGAGCTCTCGGAGCAGGCCTCCCAGGCACAGCACCTCGAGAGGCTGGCCCAGCTCTGCATCATGAGCAAACA acCGCATCTGGCTTTAGAATACAGCGGCAAG GCGGCAAAGATCCACCAGAGGGCTTTTGGTAATGACCACCCCGTCACAGCCAGAAGCCTGGAGCTTATGGCCACTGTCTATGCTGAGATCGGCAAGACTGAATATTCAG ACTCGCTGGGTCAGTGCGTGTCCGCGCTGTCCAAGCGCTTTGCCGCCGGGGAGGCCGCCGCAGACGCCGTCAGCTGTGCGCCTCATCCCCACGGGGAGAGAGACTCGGAGTTGCGCCACAGAAAGGACACGCGGCACCACGAGGAGGATGCGCTGACACCCAAG GTGACCAACGGCAAAGTCCCCACCTCCATCCTGAAGAGGCCGAGTCCCAGCTGCGGGCCGGACACAGAAGCCAACCACAGGCGGAAAGGCGAACGGAGGGTTCGATTCCGGGAGCCGGAGACGACGGTACACG ccTATGAGACGACCCGGTCCGGCCCCCACCTCGCCCTGTTAACCTGCCTCTTCCTGCTGATGTCATTCCTGGGCGTGGCCATGTACTGCACAGACCGGCGGCGGCCGCAGCGGGTGTGCGAGGAGCTGGAGCACGCTCTGTCCGTCTACCTGCTGCACATGAAACGCCTCCTGTGGGGCTGCTGGATATGGCTGACCATGCAGTGA